Proteins encoded by one window of Rhea pennata isolate bPtePen1 chromosome 11, bPtePen1.pri, whole genome shotgun sequence:
- the LOC134145152 gene encoding gap junction alpha-3 protein-like — protein MGDWSLLGRLLEGAQEHSTAVGQVWLSVLFVFRILVLGAAAERAWGDELAGFACDTQQPGCQSACYDSAFPISHLRFWVLQIIFVSTPSLVYLGHVLHLLRRQEKARQRPAAAAALRAGGGVPRRRRPGRDVRGRGRLRGAVLRTYVCSVVSKALLEVGFMAGQCALYGFALEPLYACRRWPCPNAVNCYVSRPTEKTIFILFMLAVACVSLLLNLVEIYHLATTKCRPGARPRGKRPAGVLAV, from the coding sequence ATGGGGGACTGGAGCCTGCTGGGGCGGCTGCTGGAGGGCGCCCAGGAGCACTCGACGGCGGTGGGGCAGGTCTGGCTCTCCGTCCTCTTCGTCTTCCGCATCCTGGTGCtgggggcggccgcggagcgcgcCTGGGGCGACGAGCTGGCCGGCTTCGCCTGCGACACGCAGCAGCCCGGCTGCCAGAGCGCCTGCTACGACAGCGCCTTCCCCATCTCCCACCTCCGCTTCTGGGTGCTGCAGATCATCTTCGTCTCCACCCCCAGCCTGGTCTACCTGGGCCACGTCCTGCACCTGCTGCGCCGGCAGGAGAaggcccggcagcgcccggcggcggcagcggcgctgcgggccggcggcggggtcccgcggcggcggcggcccggccgggacgtgcggggccggggccgcctgCGGGGCGCCGTCCTGAGGACCTACGTCTGCAGCGTGGTCTCCAAGGCGCTCCTGGAGGTGGGCTTCATGGCGGGCCAGTGCGCCCTGTACGGCTTCGCGCTGGAGCCCCTCTACGCCTGCCGCCGCTGGCCCTGCCCCAACGCCGTCAACTGCTACGTGTCCCGGCCCACCGAGAAGACCATCTTCATCCTCTTCATGCTGGCGGTGGCCTGCGTCTCCCTGCTGCTCAACCTCGTCGAGATCTACCACCTGGCCACCA